Proteins encoded by one window of Bactrocera oleae isolate idBacOlea1 chromosome 4, idBacOlea1, whole genome shotgun sequence:
- the mRpL42 gene encoding large ribosomal subunit protein mL42, whose translation MFSPFVRRFSIFALRKIPSKNALGGNNLVNKVAITNDGAVCVAWHPEADFPYECSEPIPYAINDQNKTLISDKCKENIISAFKTKTPEIARQELMQLTYTTKHRWFPRSRDKRAKSTPMDRLYL comes from the coding sequence ATGTTCTCGCCATTTGTACGTCGCTTTTCTATATTTGCATTAAGAAAGATTCCATCAAAAAATGCATTAGGTGGGAATAATTTGGTAAATAAAGTGGCAATTACGAACGACGGCGCCGTTTGTGTCGCATGGCATCCTGAGGCAGATTTTCCATATGAATGTTCCGAACCAATTCCATATGCTATTAATGATCAgaataaaacattaatttcagacaaatgcaaagaaaatataataagtgctttcaaaacaaagacaCCTGAAATAGCTCGTCAAGAGCTTATGCAACTCACTTATACCACAAAGCATCGTTGGTTCCCGAGATCACGCGATAAACGTGCAAAGAGTACACCAATGGACCGTctttatttgtaa
- the Cdc2rk gene encoding cyclin-dependent kinase 10, with protein sequence MSEAVEHIKSLDPQAPVTRKGYLISIKSGEPIDIMDCDVHGRCRAVTEFEKLNRIGEGTYGIVYRARDSRTNSIVALKKVRMDQEKDGLPISGLREIMILKACNHENIVNLIDVVVGKSLESIFLVMEYCEQDLASLLDNMVQPFSESEVKCIILQVLHGLEYMHSRYIIHRDLKVSNLLMTDKGCVKIADFGLARLYGEPTTTMTPQVVTLWYRSPELLLGSPIQTTAVDMWAVGCILGELLSHKPLLPGSTELGQLDLITDLLGTPSENIWPEFLKMPALENFTLKQQPYNNLKPKFQYLTAAGLRLLNFLFMYDPKKRATAEECLQSSYFKEPPLPCDPKLMPTFPQHRNQAQTKQTAVQQTNIELPTISAILGSILKKRRVD encoded by the exons ATGTCAGAAGCTGTCGAGCACATAAAATCTTTAGATCCTCAAGCTCCAGTAACCAGAAAAGGGTACTTGATATCAATAAAGAGTGGAGAACCGATTGATATAATGGATTGCGATGTg CATGGACGATGTCGTGCAGTTACTGAGTTCGAAAAATTAAACCGCATTGGAGAAGGCACATACGGTATAGTTT ATCGGGCCAGAGATTCTCGAACAAATAGTATAGTTGCTTTAAAAAAAGTACGAATGGATCAAGAAAAAGATGGTTTACCTATCAGTGGATTACGAGAAATAATGATTCTGAAAGCCTGTAACcatgaaaatattgtaaatctCATTGATGTAGTAGTTGGCAAAAGCTTAGAAAG CATATTTCTTGTAATGGAGTATTGCGAACAGGATTTGGCATCATTGCTCGACAATATGGTGCAGCCTTTTTCCGAGTCGGAAGTGAAATGTATTATTTTACAGGTTTTGCATGGATTGGAGTATATGCATTCCAGATATATAATCCACCGTGACTTAAAAGTGTCTAATTTGTTAATGACTGACAAGGGGTGTGTTAAAATAG ctGACTTTGGTCTTGCTAGGCTTTATGGTGAACCAACTACAACTATGACACCACAAGTAGTAACTTTGTGGTATCGTTCACCAGAATTATTATTAGGATCGCCAATCCAAACAACAGCTGTGGATATGTGGGCTGTTGGGTGCATCCTAGGTGAACTCTTGTCTCATAAGCCACTACTACCTGGTAGCACAGAGCTTGGACAATTAGATTTGATAACAGATTTACTTGGGACTCCATCGGAGAACATTTGGCCTGAATTTCTTAAAATGCCCGCATTGGAAAATTTTACCTTAAAACAACAACcctataataatttaaaaccaaaatttcaatatttgactGCAGCCGGATTACGTCTCTTGAACTTCTTATTCATGTATGATCCCAAGAAACGTGCTACTGCCGAAGAATGTTTACAGAGCAGCTATTTTAAGGAACCCCCATTGC CGTGTGACCCAAAATTGATGCCCACATTCCCTCAACACCGCAACCAAGCACAAACGAAACAAACAGCTGTGCAGCAAACTAATATTGAGCTGCCAACCATATCGGCAATATTAGGTAGCATATTAAAGAAACGTCGTGTGGATTAG
- the LOC106627893 gene encoding uncharacterized protein isoform X1: MNRNILLVFLILVVYSALVHGENSLKSEGRQSLQRSHNTDLQFEARTRKYHHHKLWYLWGWHALAIAYWVKVKLIVVGFFVGSAIFVALRYAWPHKCSTGIVHDSPTIVYDHPPPAFVNDHVPYSFDHSPQFDNSFSNSESVDPYSAYAGSYSQDITTTAEVVPPTAQDLHRIGRRSVNYSTRVKRQQQTQSESLRKIEERIAELMFDFLGLDSTACRQRFICEMEFRSRLNPLSGMAFRILGRGFFEKYMNARNKLGRAKSFTECSEVNPECKFIEQNYSDPVSPEIGNSEESSGAAATQVKNEIIGSSEENQKRFNNPSITVEIQNQGNLQAERRYIKYLRYSNLDGSKKI; this comes from the exons ATGAACAGAAATATATTGTTGGTTTTCTTAATCCTTGTTGTGTATTCTGCATTGGTGCACGGTGAAAATTCGTTAAAATCTGAAGGACGACAGTCGTTGCAAAGAAGTCATAATACAGACTTACAGTTCGAAGCAAGAACAAGGAAATATCATCATCATAAATTAT gGTACCTTTGGGGTTGGCACGCGCTGGCTATTGCCTATTGGGTTAAAGTGAAACTTATCGTTGTAGGCTTCTTCGTTGGTAGTGCGATATTCGTAGCTTTGCGATATGCCTGGCCTCATAAATGTTCTACCGGTATTGTTCATGACTCCCCCACAATTGTTTACGATCACCCGCC aCCTGCATTTGTTAACGATCATGTGccttattccttcgatcattcaCCACAATTCGACAATTCATTTTCCAATTCAGAATCTGTAGATCCTTATTCTGCCTACGCTGGTTCTTATTCCCAAGATATTACAACTACTGCAGAAGTGGTACCGCCAACGGCACAAGACCTTCACCGGATCGGTCGTAGGAGTGTGAACTACTCCACAAGAGTGAAACGTCAACAACAAACGCAATCTGAATCTTTAAGAAAAATTGAGGAGAG AATTGCCGAATTGATGTTTGACTTCTTAGGCTTGGATTCAACAGCATGTCGACAACGTTTCATCTGTGAGATGGAGTTTCGCTCACGGCTTAATCCACTTAGCGGTATGGCTTTTCGAATTTTAGGTCGTggcttttttgaaaaatatatgaatgcaCGCAATAAACTTGGTCGGGCAAAATCATTCACTGAATGCTCTGAGGTTAACCCAGAGTGTAAATTTATAGAGCAAAATTACTCAGATCCAGTATCTCCTGAAATAGGAAATTCAGAAGAATCCAGCGGTGCTGCTGCCACTCaagttaaaaatgaaattataggCAGTTCAGAAGAAAATCAAAAGAGGTTTAATAACCCTAGCATTACTGTGGAAATTCAAAATCAAGGGAATTTACAAGCAGAACGTAGGTATATAAAATACCTTAGATATAGTAATCTAGATGGCTCAAAAAAGATTTAA
- the LOC106627893 gene encoding uncharacterized protein isoform X2: MFNEPFQIFKFTPTYFLIKCAKSGITKGRNYLVESDRLIDIGHFNRILLSHVILGYLWGWHALAIAYWVKVKLIVVGFFVGSAIFVALRYAWPHKCSTGIVHDSPTIVYDHPPPAFVNDHVPYSFDHSPQFDNSFSNSESVDPYSAYAGSYSQDITTTAEVVPPTAQDLHRIGRRSVNYSTRVKRQQQTQSESLRKIEERIAELMFDFLGLDSTACRQRFICEMEFRSRLNPLSGMAFRILGRGFFEKYMNARNKLGRAKSFTECSEVNPECKFIEQNYSDPVSPEIGNSEESSGAAATQVKNEIIGSSEENQKRFNNPSITVEIQNQGNLQAERRYIKYLRYSNLDGSKKI; this comes from the exons atgtttaatgagccgtttcaaatatttaaatttacacctacatattttttaataaaatgtgctAAAAGCGGTATAACAAAAGGAAGGAACTATTTAGTAGAGTCCGACCGATTAATCGACATCGGCCACTTTAACAGAATTCTCTTATCGCACGTCATTCTag gGTACCTTTGGGGTTGGCACGCGCTGGCTATTGCCTATTGGGTTAAAGTGAAACTTATCGTTGTAGGCTTCTTCGTTGGTAGTGCGATATTCGTAGCTTTGCGATATGCCTGGCCTCATAAATGTTCTACCGGTATTGTTCATGACTCCCCCACAATTGTTTACGATCACCCGCC aCCTGCATTTGTTAACGATCATGTGccttattccttcgatcattcaCCACAATTCGACAATTCATTTTCCAATTCAGAATCTGTAGATCCTTATTCTGCCTACGCTGGTTCTTATTCCCAAGATATTACAACTACTGCAGAAGTGGTACCGCCAACGGCACAAGACCTTCACCGGATCGGTCGTAGGAGTGTGAACTACTCCACAAGAGTGAAACGTCAACAACAAACGCAATCTGAATCTTTAAGAAAAATTGAGGAGAG AATTGCCGAATTGATGTTTGACTTCTTAGGCTTGGATTCAACAGCATGTCGACAACGTTTCATCTGTGAGATGGAGTTTCGCTCACGGCTTAATCCACTTAGCGGTATGGCTTTTCGAATTTTAGGTCGTggcttttttgaaaaatatatgaatgcaCGCAATAAACTTGGTCGGGCAAAATCATTCACTGAATGCTCTGAGGTTAACCCAGAGTGTAAATTTATAGAGCAAAATTACTCAGATCCAGTATCTCCTGAAATAGGAAATTCAGAAGAATCCAGCGGTGCTGCTGCCACTCaagttaaaaatgaaattataggCAGTTCAGAAGAAAATCAAAAGAGGTTTAATAACCCTAGCATTACTGTGGAAATTCAAAATCAAGGGAATTTACAAGCAGAACGTAGGTATATAAAATACCTTAGATATAGTAATCTAGATGGCTCAAAAAAGATTTAA
- the LOC106627881 gene encoding BOS complex subunit NOMO1 — translation MSLIGLIYLILLTKFSCILHYSTGDDVLGCGGFIKSHAEIDFSKVEVKLLTKQGSLKDKTDCSPSNGYYFLPIYDKGEYLLQVSPPPGWSFEPQQVELNFDGRNDICSQGNDVNFVFKGFGITGKVALVGRDSSGMEGVSVHLISEVESEERHVVTNTNGIFSFTPIIPGKYKLYATHPRWHFSKSEHNVLVESGNTELPDNSLVVGGFDVIGHFNSNGQLTAGIDLAIFRKKGQTLLLLCEQGRHVELSSYNLNYETHSSCQTSVDKKGNFIFKGVPPGKYLVQPIVENSTHKLHITPMIIELEVEKDTLFIRDEFKITGFTVAGKVLNSHIGSPIEGALIILNDQVVAKSDIDGSYTVKNIKPGHYKLRAEYPHYQFSEQEIDLKINTTNIDAIVPLAYEVCGKVVSQKSYVVGITKHSSVFHTTVSSKPESGDWCIYLSSGKYNIEVLTTDPDKTSGIQFYPLQQQIVVQYQPLNDILFSQLRAILSGEVKCLPDAPETCTAADITLNSLNSEGQRTGQMEKSIAKGGKYLFKDILPGAYELTISQENLCFDSTTVFVNVATVRQTAPPFLQRGYEVTVISSHRAIMKYSYTGTVVPVQQQQLLVDTLKLLTGVNTFCVPIFGTYKFKLEGCHLYDENLPKTFNTVEKNPVIITAIAHKMGVRILSSDANIDSLRLIVESKTLGKNIITPFAETHKVDGKYSYRYDIHLQPQEIINITPQSELLLFSPQTKELIGSHDCVDVAFNFIATRGLIIRGTVVPALANATIILNHPENQELTAQIMYTNINGEFTFGPIDENLKYELKAEKESYVFSDFNWETFSFQVHKLCEIIVNVKDEDGKILSGVLLSLSGAESYRRNLITAEEPINFHSLSPSRYFLRPMMKEYKFEPSSKMIDIKDGETIKLEFFGKRVAYSIFGSINSLNGEPFGQINIEAFSDESCQYQQEETTSENNGQYRLRGLQPGCTYVLKPKDVGRPDSNIARSIPETRIVKIAKNDIRGMNLIAISPIKFVDAIVRISTTLNDHYKTFRILMYRKGASDSPIYSQRIETPLNMKSNFNPGIMVFLPRIPLDGKSYIVELKSTLSDKTYSYILPLETFVADTSSIFIEMNFKPEVRTAEADLNQNSISALILVALVSIAFFKQDIAMDFLNFVWNKGNDIARGIAQKQESSRKKEVRNLEPINQKRIDKIADQINSVTKKKTKKL, via the exons attgACAAAACAAGGCTCTTTAAAGGATAAAACCGATTGTTCTCCTTCAAATGGATATTACTTTTTGCCTATTTATGATAAGGGTGAATACCTCCTACAAGTGTCACCGCCTCCGGGTTGGAGCTTCGAGCCACAACAGGTGGAACTTAATTTTGATGGAAGAAATGACATTTGTAGTCAAGGCAATGATGTAAACTTTGTGTTTAAAGGTTTTGGTATTACTGGAAAAGTTGCCCTTGTGGGTAGAGACAGTAGTGGTATGGAGGGCGTAAGCGTTCATTTGATTTCGGAAGTTGAAAGCGAGGAACGCCATGTTGTGACCAATACAAATGGAATTTTCTCCTTTACCCCTATAATACCAggaaaatacaaattgtatgcTACACATCCGAGATGGCATTTTTCAAAATCGGAACACAACGTTTTAGTGGAGAGCGGCAATACTGAGTTGCCAGACAACTCATTAGTTGTAGGAGGTTTTGATGTGATCGGCCATTTTAATTCGAATGGCCAATTAACCGCAGGCATTGACTTGGCAATATTCAGAAAGAAAggg CAAACACTTCTATTATTGTGCGAACAAGGAAGACATGTTGAATTATCaagttataatttaaattatgaaaCACATTCATCTTGCCAAACTTCAGTAGATAAAaaaggtaattttattttcaaaggaGTTCCTCCGGGCAAATATTTGGTGCAGCCAATTGTGGAAAATTCCACACATAAATTACACATAACACCAATGATCATAGAATTGGAAGTGGAAAAAGACACACTCTTCATAAGAGATGAATTTAAA ATTACTGGTTTTACTGTTGCTGGGAAAGTACTTAATTCACATATTGGATCACCTATAGAAGGtgctttaataattttgaatgatCAAGTTGTAGCAAAATCTGATATAGATGGTAGCTATAcggtgaaaaatataaaacctgGCCATTATAAACTTCGGGCAGAATACCCACACTATCAGTTCAGTGAACAAGAaatcgatttaaaaataaatacaacaaatattgaTGCTATAGTTCCCTTAGCTTATGAAGTTTGTGGAAAAGTAGTTTCACAAAAATCATATGTTGTTGGTATTACAAAGCATTCATCCGTATTTCACACAACAGTTTCGAGCAAACCCGAATCTGGAGATTGGTGCATATATTTatcaagtggaaaatataatattgaagTCTTGACAACTGACCCAGATAAAACTAGTGGTATACAATTTTATCCACTACAGCAACAAATCGTCGTGCAATACCAACCGCTCAAcgatatattattttcacaacTACGCGCAATTTTGTCTGGAGAAGTAAAATGTCTTCCTGATGCTCCTGAGACATGTACTGCAGCAGATATTACACTGAATTCATTAAATTCAGAAGGTCAGCGAACAGGGCAAATGGAAAAGTCAATAGCAAAAG GTGGCAAGTACTTATTCAAAGACATACTTCCGGGTGCGTATGAGTTAACTATTAGTCAGGAGAACTTGTGCTTTGATTCCACAACCGTCTTCGTCAACGTTGCTACAGTTAGGCAAACTGCACCACCCTTTCTTCAAAGAGGATATGAGGTTACTGTAATTTCGAGCCATCGCGCTATT ATGAAATATTCTTACACTGGCACAGTGGTTCCCgttcagcaacaacaattattaGTAGATACTCTTAAATTACTTACAGGTGTGAACACATTTTGTGTACCTATATTTGggacatacaaatttaaattggaAGGTTGTCATTTATATGATGAAAATCTACCTAAAACGTTTAATACGGTGGAGAAAAATCCCGTTATAATTACAGCTATAGCCCATAAAATGGGAGTACGAATACTTTCTTCAGACGCAAATATAGATTCTCTACGTTTAATTGTAGAATCGAAAACTCTTGGTAAGAATATTATAACACCATTCGCTGAGACTCACAAAGTAGACGGAAAATATTCATATCGATATGATATTCACTTGCAACCCcaggaaataataaatattacacCGCAAAGCGAATTGTTACTTTTTTCGCCTCAAACCAAGGAATTAATAGGGAGTCATGATTGCGTAGACGTTGCATTTAATTTCATCGCTACGCGAGGCTTAATCATAAGAGGAACAGTTGTGCCTGCTCTGGCAAATGctacaattattttaaatcacCCAGAGAATCAAGAACTGACTGCACAAATTATGTATACCAATATTAACGGGGAATTCACATTTGGACCTATTGACGAGAATCTTAAATATGAATTAAAAGCTGAAAAAGAGTCATATGTTTTCTCTGATTTCAATTGGGAGACATTTTCATTTCAAGTGCATAAATTATGTGAGATTATTGTGAATGTCAAAGATGAAGATGGGAAAATATTAAGTGGTGTTTTACTGTCGTTAAGCGGTGCAGAAAGTTACCGTAGGAATCTGATCACTGCAGAGGAGCCAATTAATTTCCATTCACTTTCACCATCACGTTATTTTTTACGACCGATGATGAAAGAATATAAATTTGAGCCTTCATCGAAAATGATTGATATCAAGGATGGGGAAActattaaattagaattttt CGGAAAACGCGTGGCGTATTCTATTTTCGGATCGATAAATTCGCTAAATGGTGAACCTTTCGGACAAATAAATATCGAAGCATTCTCTGACGAAAGTTGTCAATATCAACAAGAAGAAACAACAAGTGAAAATAACGGGCAATATCGTTTACGGGGACTGCAACCAGGATGTACTTATGTTTTAAAACCCAAAGATGTTGGCAGGCCTGATTCAAATATAGCACGCTCAATTCCTGAAACTCGAATCgttaaaatagcaaaaaatgaTATACGTGGGATGAATCTTATCGCCATAAGTCCTATAAAATTCGTTGATGCTATAGTACGTATTAGTACTACACTAAATGATCACTATAAAACATTTAGAATTTTGATGTACCGTAAAGGTGCATCTGATTCGCCGATTTACTCGCAACGTATTGAAACTCCTTTAAACATGAAATCAAATTTCAATCCTGGCATTATGGTATTTCTTCCACGAATACCGCTGGATGGTAAGAGCTATATAGTGGAGCTGAAATCGACGCTTTCCGATAAAACTTACTCTTATATATTACCATTGGAAACATTTGTTGCAGACACTAGCTctatatttattgaaatgaaCTTCAAACCAGAAGTTCGCACAGCTGAAGCGGATTTGAATCAGAATTCAATTTCAGCACTTATTTTAGTGGCTTTAGTGTCGATTGCTTTCTTTAAACAAGATATTGCTATGGACTTCCTAAATTTTGTTTGGAATAAAGGGAATGATATAGCACGCGGCATTGCACAAAAGCAGGAAAGCAGCAGGAAGAAGGAAGTACGTAATCTCGAACcaataaatcaaaaaagaatTGATAAAATTGCTGATCAAATAAAttcagtaacaaaaaaaaagactaaaaaattataa